A genome region from Candidatus Neomarinimicrobiota bacterium includes the following:
- a CDS encoding redoxin domain-containing protein gives MAEFQSQIEKFSEERVDIYGVSADPVSALLKFSDKHNIEYSLLSDLEKELISQFGVWGKKKLYGKEYEGIFRSTAILDGKNVVTHVFPKVSPKGHADQVLEILRDFGYS, from the coding sequence GTTTTCGGAAGAAAGAGTTGACATATATGGAGTCTCAGCGGACCCTGTTTCAGCACTGCTTAAGTTCAGCGATAAACACAATATTGAGTATTCATTACTAAGTGACTTGGAAAAAGAACTTATAAGTCAGTTTGGTGTCTGGGGAAAAAAGAAACTTTACGGCAAAGAGTATGAGGGAATTTTCCGCAGCACCGCCATTCTTGATGGAAAAAATGTGGTGACGCACGTGTTTCCAAAAGTGTCACCGAAAGGACACGCCGACCAGGTCCTTGAAATTCTTCGAGACTTTGGATACTCGTAA
- a CDS encoding hydrolase — MDKPHRQLAWKLFFNAVAQMSPEDAVQIMAPILKKASGQAEDHMRLSPETALLLVIDVQEKIFATMHEEVETEENINRIVAGAKILKLPIIWTEQYPRGLGPTIASVQELLKDNEKLEKIAFSCLGDAAVKESLRTHNRKQVLVCGIEAHVCVYQTVVDLVEEGYDVHLVTDATMSRKESNYRLAVTKMGRMGAQLTSVEMALFELQRVAKGDTFKAIAGTIK, encoded by the coding sequence ATGGACAAGCCTCATAGGCAGTTGGCTTGGAAACTATTCTTCAACGCGGTGGCTCAGATGAGTCCTGAGGATGCTGTACAAATTATGGCACCTATCCTCAAGAAAGCCAGTGGTCAAGCTGAAGACCACATGAGGCTCTCTCCCGAGACAGCACTGCTGTTAGTAATCGATGTGCAAGAAAAGATTTTCGCCACCATGCACGAGGAGGTTGAGACGGAGGAAAACATTAATCGTATTGTTGCAGGGGCGAAGATATTGAAGTTACCCATTATCTGGACGGAACAGTATCCGAGGGGGCTCGGCCCAACGATCGCCTCTGTTCAAGAGTTACTGAAAGATAACGAAAAACTGGAGAAGATCGCTTTCAGCTGTCTCGGTGATGCTGCTGTAAAAGAAAGCTTGCGAACACATAACAGAAAGCAAGTACTTGTTTGCGGCATTGAGGCCCATGTGTGTGTCTATCAGACAGTTGTTGATCTAGTAGAAGAAGGTTATGATGTCCATTTGGTGACAGACGCTACCATGTCACGAAAAGAATCAAACTATCGCTTGGCCGTGACAAAAATGGGGAGGATGGGCGCGCAGCTGACATCGGTGGAAATGGCTCTTTTTGAACTTCAGAGGGTGGCCAAAGGTGACACATTTAAAGCAATCGCCGGCACCATCAAATAG
- a CDS encoding pitrilysin family protein yields the protein MISPMKRTHTPVMLLVAVFAAAIGWSTPVTEEIDIPHEKHVLDNGLTLIIHEDHKAPIVAVNVWYHVGSKNEKPGRTGFAHLFEHLMFNGSENFNDDYFIPLEKVGATDLNGTTNEDRTNYFQNVPSNATDLVLWMESDRMGHLLGAIDQDKLDEQRGVVQNEKRQGENQPYAIAYELITKNTFPKGHPYSWTVIGSMEDLDAAELNDVHKWFKDYYGAANAVIAIAGDIDAEAAKAKAEEYFGTIPPGPPVKRQDMWIAKMSGTHRQIAQDRVPLPRIYKVWNIPQWGSADADYLDLVSDVLAVGKNSRLYKRLVYEDQIATNVNAYVDLREIGGQFAIVATAQQGVDLTEVEKALDEEIATFLRKGPTKREMERIKTQYRARFIRGIERIGGFGGKSDILARNEVYGGTPDHYKVTLERIASASRNDLKKTAMKWLSDGVYILEIHPFPKHMTTETDVDRSKLPDVGGFPALELPDIQKVTLSNGLEIILAERHEIPVVSLTLVVDAGYAADQFGLAGTASMSMLMLDEGTNSRSALEISDELKVLGAQVSAGADLDICIVSLSALKENLDASLDVFADVILNPTFPKDELERLKKQRLASIKQEETRPITMALRVLPALLYGEGHAYSNPLTGSGTVASTESMTRDDLVSFHDSWLQPQGATMVAVGDITVDELVTSLENLFSDWKQKTELPGKNISEVSLPAQSRVYLMDKPGAIQSIIIAGHLAPPTNNPDEIRIETMNTILGGAFTSRINMNLREDKHWSYGARSLFWEAKGQRMFFAYAPVQTDKTKESLVELNKELRGIIGENPASKEELSKAQKSQTLRLPGRFETMNAVSGAIVEMVKFGIPEDYYETYPGLVRGLDIAEISQVAKNVLYPDRLTWLVVGDREKIEAGIKELGYGEVQIITVGGE from the coding sequence ATGATATCACCCATGAAACGCACCCACACCCCTGTGATGCTGCTAGTGGCTGTGTTTGCAGCGGCAATTGGTTGGTCTACTCCAGTGACGGAGGAGATTGACATCCCGCACGAGAAACACGTTTTGGACAACGGATTAACGCTCATCATCCATGAGGACCACAAGGCGCCCATCGTTGCCGTAAATGTCTGGTATCATGTGGGATCAAAGAATGAAAAGCCGGGCCGGACGGGTTTCGCACACCTGTTTGAGCACCTCATGTTCAACGGATCAGAGAATTTCAATGACGACTATTTTATTCCTTTAGAGAAAGTAGGTGCTACTGACCTCAACGGGACCACGAACGAAGATCGGACAAACTACTTTCAGAACGTACCGTCTAACGCCACGGACTTAGTACTGTGGATGGAATCTGACCGAATGGGCCATCTTCTCGGCGCGATAGACCAGGATAAATTAGATGAGCAACGCGGCGTCGTTCAGAATGAAAAGCGGCAAGGGGAAAACCAGCCGTATGCGATCGCCTATGAACTGATTACCAAGAACACCTTCCCGAAGGGGCACCCCTATTCATGGACAGTGATCGGTTCCATGGAGGACTTAGATGCCGCTGAGCTGAATGATGTGCATAAGTGGTTCAAGGACTACTACGGCGCTGCCAACGCTGTCATCGCCATCGCTGGCGACATTGATGCGGAGGCGGCCAAAGCGAAGGCTGAGGAGTACTTCGGTACGATCCCGCCTGGCCCGCCGGTGAAAAGGCAGGACATGTGGATTGCCAAAATGTCGGGTACGCATCGGCAGATTGCTCAGGATCGAGTTCCGTTGCCGAGGATTTACAAGGTCTGGAACATTCCTCAGTGGGGCTCCGCTGATGCCGATTATCTTGACTTGGTAAGTGACGTCCTGGCGGTGGGAAAGAACTCACGCCTGTACAAGCGGCTGGTGTACGAAGACCAGATTGCAACTAATGTGAATGCTTATGTGGATCTGCGCGAAATTGGTGGACAGTTCGCTATCGTGGCCACTGCGCAACAGGGCGTAGATCTCACGGAGGTTGAAAAGGCTCTTGATGAAGAAATCGCGACCTTTCTAAGGAAAGGCCCCACGAAGCGTGAGATGGAACGGATAAAAACACAGTACAGGGCGAGGTTCATCAGAGGTATCGAAAGGATAGGCGGCTTTGGCGGCAAGTCTGATATCCTTGCCAGGAACGAAGTGTATGGCGGAACTCCCGATCACTACAAAGTGACGCTGGAGAGGATCGCCTCCGCCTCCAGGAACGATCTGAAGAAGACAGCAATGAAGTGGCTTTCTGACGGCGTATACATTCTGGAGATTCACCCCTTTCCCAAGCACATGACCACTGAGACAGATGTAGACCGTTCGAAGTTACCGGACGTGGGAGGGTTTCCCGCTCTTGAGTTGCCCGATATCCAGAAGGTAACTCTCTCAAACGGCCTGGAAATCATTCTCGCTGAGCGTCATGAGATTCCTGTGGTGAGTCTGACACTGGTGGTGGATGCGGGCTATGCGGCGGACCAGTTTGGCCTCGCCGGAACAGCCAGCATGTCCATGTTGATGCTGGATGAAGGGACTAATAGTAGAAGCGCGCTCGAGATTAGTGACGAACTTAAGGTGTTGGGAGCACAAGTAAGTGCGGGGGCAGACTTGGATATATGCATCGTCTCTCTATCAGCGCTGAAGGAAAATCTCGACGCCTCTTTGGATGTCTTTGCAGATGTAATCCTCAACCCCACTTTTCCCAAGGATGAACTTGAGCGGCTGAAGAAGCAGCGGCTTGCTTCCATCAAGCAAGAAGAAACAAGACCCATAACCATGGCCCTTCGTGTCCTGCCAGCGCTGTTGTATGGCGAGGGGCACGCTTATAGCAACCCGTTGACTGGCAGCGGAACAGTAGCGTCGACGGAGTCCATGACCCGGGACGACTTGGTCAGCTTTCACGACAGTTGGCTTCAACCCCAAGGCGCTACCATGGTAGCCGTTGGAGATATTACGGTAGATGAATTGGTTACCAGCTTGGAGAACCTGTTCAGTGACTGGAAGCAGAAGACGGAGTTACCTGGAAAGAATATATCAGAGGTGTCCCTTCCCGCTCAGTCGAGGGTCTATCTCATGGATAAACCAGGGGCAATTCAGTCTATCATCATCGCGGGACACTTGGCGCCGCCCACGAATAATCCTGATGAAATAAGAATTGAGACCATGAATACCATTCTGGGAGGCGCTTTTACCTCTCGTATCAATATGAACCTGCGGGAGGACAAACACTGGTCCTACGGTGCCAGGAGTTTGTTCTGGGAGGCCAAGGGTCAGCGCATGTTCTTCGCCTATGCTCCAGTGCAGACAGATAAGACAAAGGAGTCCTTGGTAGAATTGAACAAGGAACTGCGGGGAATCATAGGAGAGAATCCGGCGTCAAAAGAAGAGCTGTCAAAAGCGCAGAAGAGCCAGACGCTGCGGTTGCCGGGCAGGTTCGAGACCATGAATGCAGTTTCGGGAGCCATTGTTGAAATGGTCAAGTTCGGAATTCCTGAGGATTACTATGAAACCTATCCCGGTCTGGTTCGTGGGCTAGATATCGCCGAGATATCTCAGGTGGCTAAGAACGTGCTCTACCCTGACAGACTGACGTGGCTGGTTGTGGGGGATAGGGAGAAGATAGAAGCGGGAATCAAAGAACTGGGGTACGGCGAAGTTCAGATCATTACGGTGGGCGGAGAATAG
- a CDS encoding pitrilysin family protein, with product MTEGFEFIKESGGIKEYRLIENDLTVLSMVDHSAPVVTFMVTYRVGSRNEAIGHTGATHLLEHLMFKGSTNYSKDNSKTIWRVLQDVGAVLNATTWFDRTNYFELLPSEHLEKAISIEADRMRHAFLRDEDRQPEMTVVRNEFERGENEPFEVLDKNIWATAYQAHPYHHATIGWRSDIENVSTERLRQFYDTFYWPNNATVSIVGGVEGKTALGLVIKHFGSIGRSTQQIPVMYTTEPEQEGQRRVVLKRAGEVPIVGIANKSPEGRHGDSYVLQVLASILTSGKNSRFYKSIMDRGLATDVSVWAHPLHDNGLFITYAFVTPGTEPERVEKLIWDEYESLKEKGVKKQEVDKAKTRIRAETAFSRDGSYSIASHLNEAIALGDWTFYTTYLERIEQVTVEDVQRACKTYLIEDTSTVGHFVPTQAGEAEG from the coding sequence ATGACAGAAGGGTTTGAGTTCATAAAGGAGTCGGGCGGAATCAAAGAATACCGCCTAATAGAAAACGATCTAACGGTCTTGTCTATGGTAGACCACTCGGCGCCGGTGGTAACATTTATGGTGACATATCGGGTGGGGTCCCGCAATGAGGCGATAGGACATACTGGTGCAACTCATCTGCTGGAGCATCTTATGTTCAAGGGATCGACGAATTATAGTAAGGATAACAGCAAGACAATCTGGAGAGTGTTACAGGACGTTGGCGCTGTTCTGAATGCGACGACGTGGTTCGACAGGACAAACTACTTCGAACTTCTCCCCAGTGAGCACCTTGAAAAAGCAATTTCTATTGAGGCAGATCGGATGCGACACGCGTTCCTGCGGGACGAAGACCGCCAGCCCGAAATGACGGTTGTGCGTAACGAATTCGAGCGCGGCGAAAATGAACCGTTCGAAGTGCTGGACAAGAATATCTGGGCCACCGCCTATCAGGCCCACCCCTACCACCACGCTACAATCGGCTGGCGCTCGGACATTGAGAACGTTTCCACGGAACGCCTGCGACAGTTTTATGACACATTTTACTGGCCGAACAACGCCACGGTAAGCATTGTTGGGGGCGTTGAGGGGAAAACAGCCTTGGGCTTGGTGATAAAACATTTCGGGTCGATAGGTAGGTCTACGCAACAGATTCCGGTGATGTATACAACTGAACCTGAGCAAGAGGGTCAGAGGCGTGTCGTTCTGAAGCGGGCTGGCGAGGTGCCGATTGTGGGCATCGCTAATAAATCACCCGAAGGGCGCCACGGCGACAGCTATGTACTTCAGGTGCTGGCATCCATTCTCACATCTGGGAAAAACAGCAGATTCTACAAAAGCATTATGGATCGTGGGCTGGCTACAGATGTTTCCGTTTGGGCCCACCCGCTCCACGACAACGGACTTTTTATTACTTATGCTTTTGTAACCCCCGGCACAGAACCGGAGCGGGTAGAGAAATTAATCTGGGATGAATATGAGAGTCTTAAGGAAAAGGGTGTTAAGAAGCAAGAGGTTGATAAAGCGAAAACTAGAATACGGGCAGAGACAGCTTTCAGCCGTGACGGCTCTTACTCGATTGCCAGCCACCTGAATGAGGCGATTGCCTTGGGCGACTGGACCTTTTATACGACGTATCTGGAGCGGATAGAACAGGTAACGGTAGAGGATGTACAGCGCGCATGTAAAACATATCTTATAGAGGATACGAGTACTGTGGGTCACTTTGTTCCCACGCAGGCGGGCGAGGCTGAAGGGTAG
- a CDS encoding pitrilysin family protein — protein MDLIAPQINDVTPVDGVRVLSLETGVRDVVTITGSLLGGEVFSPDSNSAVAEMTASMLDQGTEERDKFAISETLENVGAALTFSSDNYRVRFGARCLSKDVGVVLELLAEQLRTPAFKKRELDTLIKRRVGELKKHSEDTRARAMEAFLQTLYPEDHPNFYTPMERQLAETKAIQAQELKKFHGDNYGTRKLTIVAVGDVNHEKITGGVKRHFSGWQMSPLSIARQDEVVANTIGEPVDKTIEMKGKTSADTVFGQPIGIDRDHEEFHPLMLGHFILGGNFSARLMSTVRDQEGLTYGIQAIVAGVDNGNDGYWYVWGTFAPELTAQGRKSAVKQLKKWIENGVTEDELARKKTTIGGMYRVGLATTAGLAGRILTTVERGRTLDYIDSYPDRIGAITLDQVNKAIRGYCDSGKLVTVVAGATNK, from the coding sequence ATGGATTTGATCGCGCCACAGATAAATGACGTTACGCCTGTTGATGGAGTCAGGGTCCTCTCTTTGGAGACGGGAGTGCGGGATGTTGTCACTATCACCGGCAGTCTGTTGGGAGGCGAGGTGTTTAGTCCGGACAGCAACAGCGCTGTGGCTGAAATGACGGCGTCTATGCTGGATCAGGGCACAGAAGAGAGGGACAAGTTTGCTATTAGCGAGACCTTGGAAAATGTGGGCGCGGCCCTCACATTTAGTTCTGATAATTACCGCGTGCGCTTTGGTGCCAGATGTCTATCAAAAGATGTAGGTGTCGTTCTGGAACTGTTGGCTGAGCAACTTAGGACACCAGCCTTCAAAAAGAGAGAACTTGACACTCTAATTAAGCGCAGGGTAGGTGAGTTGAAAAAGCACTCAGAGGACACCAGAGCGCGTGCAATGGAAGCGTTCCTGCAGACACTCTATCCTGAAGACCACCCCAACTTCTACACCCCTATGGAGAGACAGCTTGCCGAAACAAAAGCAATTCAGGCGCAGGAACTGAAGAAATTCCACGGGGACAATTACGGCACCAGGAAGCTTACGATCGTTGCTGTGGGTGACGTAAATCATGAAAAAATTACAGGCGGTGTAAAAAGACATTTTTCAGGGTGGCAAATGTCGCCGCTATCAATCGCCCGGCAGGATGAAGTCGTAGCCAACACAATTGGTGAGCCGGTAGACAAAACGATTGAGATGAAAGGCAAAACAAGTGCAGACACGGTTTTTGGTCAGCCGATCGGTATTGATCGGGACCATGAAGAGTTCCATCCTCTTATGCTGGGGCATTTCATCTTGGGCGGAAATTTTTCAGCCCGCCTCATGTCAACGGTACGCGACCAGGAAGGACTGACGTATGGAATCCAGGCCATCGTTGCGGGGGTTGACAATGGAAATGATGGCTACTGGTACGTCTGGGGGACTTTTGCTCCAGAACTGACGGCTCAGGGACGAAAATCGGCGGTTAAGCAGCTGAAAAAATGGATTGAGAACGGGGTCACTGAGGATGAGCTGGCAAGAAAGAAAACGACAATTGGTGGAATGTATAGGGTCGGCCTTGCAACAACTGCCGGCCTTGCCGGGCGGATCCTCACAACTGTTGAGCGCGGTCGCACGCTGGATTACATAGACAGCTATCCAGACAGAATTGGTGCAATAACATTGGACCAGGTGAACAAGGCCATCAGAGGCTATTGTGACAGCGGGAAGCTGGTAACAGTGGTGGCCGGCGCTACAAACAAGTAA
- a CDS encoding dihydrofolate reductase: MDVILTAAITANGMIAHHAEEVIQWSEDLHLFREQTMGQTVVMGSNTENTLAAELEGRETVVMHRDMDPSRVLGQVKTEKCFIVGGARTYSRFAPFLTHLFLTVHPQVFSSNSLPLFSHLDNDMRLEFKRLVDVNSERGIYQLQYKVL; encoded by the coding sequence GTGGACGTAATTCTTACGGCAGCCATTACTGCTAACGGAATGATTGCGCACCACGCTGAAGAGGTGATTCAGTGGTCAGAAGATCTCCACCTCTTCAGAGAACAGACGATGGGCCAGACCGTTGTGATGGGGTCAAACACTGAGAACACCTTGGCCGCGGAACTGGAGGGGAGAGAGACGGTGGTAATGCATCGCGATATGGACCCTTCAAGAGTATTGGGACAAGTCAAAACAGAAAAGTGTTTCATCGTCGGCGGAGCAAGAACATACAGTCGTTTTGCACCATTCCTGACACATCTCTTTCTGACGGTTCATCCCCAGGTGTTCTCCAGCAACTCTCTACCGCTGTTCAGCCATCTTGATAACGACATGCGGCTGGAATTCAAGAGATTGGTGGATGTGAATAGCGAAAGGGGAATCTATCAGCTCCAGTATAAGGTTCTGTAG
- a CDS encoding dienelactone hydrolase family protein, protein MFEIPPTDEPAAGAIIFLHGWGANGRDLVPLGQSLGFNNVQLVFLEGECEVPGTMGQGRGWFAIPPNEHLEEERFASRRKIISAIEEISSRGIDRSRVILLGFSQGASMSLDVMLNHEKGLGAVVALSGFLMETEKVRKMKNLHVDVPIFAAHGTHDPLLPFEPSKSSVLTLCEVGFDVEWHEYPKAHEIVQEELSAVQQFIKRVLS, encoded by the coding sequence ATGTTCGAGATTCCACCAACAGATGAACCAGCCGCCGGCGCAATCATCTTTCTGCACGGCTGGGGTGCCAACGGCCGCGACCTTGTTCCGCTTGGTCAAAGTCTGGGATTTAACAATGTGCAACTCGTTTTTCTTGAAGGAGAGTGTGAAGTGCCGGGAACGATGGGACAGGGCAGGGGGTGGTTCGCAATTCCTCCAAACGAACATCTTGAAGAGGAACGCTTCGCCAGCAGGCGAAAGATAATCTCTGCCATCGAAGAGATTTCATCTCGAGGAATTGACCGCAGTAGGGTTATTCTGCTGGGATTCTCTCAGGGGGCCAGCATGAGTCTTGATGTGATGTTGAACCATGAGAAAGGGTTGGGTGCCGTTGTTGCTTTGAGCGGGTTCCTGATGGAGACAGAGAAAGTACGCAAGATGAAGAATCTCCATGTGGACGTACCCATCTTTGCCGCCCACGGCACCCACGATCCGCTTCTGCCGTTTGAGCCGAGTAAGTCGTCAGTCCTGACGCTTTGTGAGGTAGGGTTCGATGTGGAGTGGCATGAGTATCCCAAGGCGCATGAAATTGTACAGGAAGAACTGTCTGCTGTCCAGCAGTTTATAAAAAGGGTTCTCTCTTAA
- a CDS encoding SRPBCC family protein — MLAGASIALLAVILYFIQQASQDQHLDLDCSVSFHPRATSAVAQMDVGAPAETVWRTLTDLANYNLWFPWIKRVRVTNESAVRWAHRHSLLEYRMEVGSRFKIKPFFGAPFVPCRFVTIDPCRTLSMEMRFFPFNREIVSFKLKPYTNCLEVNYHSSNNTLLGFITAAMFSWRGKDVLRNLVEALPEAPEAEVAAEAAPAQEKIIINDAFIDALVAKALADGMDLLNNITEKPLRAKAKSAYVKAKRAGITPDATPEAVEIVNQFMLGGGVPSTAASATELAPAAEVGEEARINQYVLKGLDGDIEIINAIEDRTFRAKVKSALVKAKRSGERPEVPVDAPSLDYTATLASTTK, encoded by the coding sequence ATGTTAGCCGGTGCAAGCATCGCTCTTCTTGCTGTAATCTTGTACTTCATCCAACAGGCGTCTCAAGATCAGCACCTCGATCTTGACTGCTCTGTCAGCTTCCACCCTAGAGCGACCTCAGCTGTGGCACAGATGGATGTTGGTGCCCCCGCCGAAACCGTGTGGAGAACTCTCACCGATCTGGCGAATTACAACCTTTGGTTCCCATGGATTAAGCGCGTTCGTGTTACAAATGAGAGTGCTGTGCGTTGGGCTCACCGCCACTCTCTGCTAGAATATAGAATGGAAGTGGGAAGCCGTTTTAAGATTAAGCCCTTCTTCGGTGCACCTTTTGTTCCTTGCCGCTTCGTCACCATTGATCCCTGCAGAACCCTTAGCATGGAGATGCGCTTCTTTCCCTTCAACCGTGAGATTGTCTCCTTCAAACTAAAACCGTACACCAACTGTCTTGAAGTTAATTATCACTCCAGCAACAACACCCTTCTCGGCTTTATTACCGCAGCTATGTTTTCGTGGCGTGGAAAGGACGTCCTGCGAAACCTTGTCGAGGCACTGCCCGAGGCGCCGGAAGCTGAGGTGGCGGCTGAAGCAGCGCCCGCTCAAGAAAAGATCATTATCAATGACGCATTCATCGACGCTCTGGTGGCAAAGGCACTAGCTGATGGGATGGATCTATTGAATAACATTACGGAGAAACCTTTGCGGGCAAAGGCGAAATCTGCCTATGTAAAAGCCAAGCGAGCCGGCATCACCCCTGATGCGACACCTGAAGCTGTTGAAATAGTTAACCAGTTTATGTTAGGCGGGGGCGTCCCCTCCACTGCGGCGAGCGCAACAGAGCTGGCGCCCGCTGCCGAAGTCGGCGAAGAAGCCAGAATCAATCAGTACGTCCTCAAGGGGCTCGATGGCGATATAGAGATCATTAACGCAATTGAAGATAGAACCTTCCGCGCAAAAGTGAAGTCGGCTCTTGTAAAGGCGAAGCGGTCAGGTGAACGGCCCGAGGTTCCTGTAGACGCTCCTTCTCTGGATTACACGGCTACTCTGGCTTCTACAACAAAGTAA
- a CDS encoding sodium:solute symporter family protein: MDSKLIWLMTFVGIYWAYCLFWGVKGARSSRTSADYFLAGRSIGIWVFVLAATATSFSGWTFIGHPGKILTDGLPYAFASFYALTIPFTGVLFLRRQWVLGRAFKYITPGEMYSDYYGGNAIRLLTVLVAFLFSVPYLGVQLRASGDLFNVLTDGMVSVNFGMFALSVVVMIYVASGGLRSVAYVDCVQCVLLALGISILGGIAIHFSGGWSGFTAGIADFVRNDSATNGNLTPAGHSPVVAIPGSIQFVSSGSKAAGGTWTGMMCMTYMFALMGIQSSPAFSMWAFSNKTSRSFRWQQVAASSLVIGLILFTFTIFQGMGGNVLVARGVLESANDKNLVPQLINLLSDSTPWLVGLLAVCALAAMQSTGAAYMSTFSGMVTRDIYKKYISPEASDKIQKLSGRIFVVLVTGAALIVAAKSTQAIVMLGGLAVAYGFQMYPALMGICYFPQFTRKGVVAGLVMGLVVVTLTDRTSAWFGLPWGAYPLTIHSAGWGILFNLVVALAVSKFSGDTDDDRKRKDKRHAFLQAVSGLTPERKKRVSLAWGLTLVWFLVGFGPFATIGNTLFSDPNQPATWAPFGLPSLWVWQLLFLVYGIFVMWFLAFHMGLSEPIDPQKVEATHRERFN; this comes from the coding sequence ATGGATTCCAAACTCATCTGGCTTATGACCTTTGTAGGCATCTACTGGGCCTACTGTCTTTTTTGGGGTGTAAAGGGGGCGAGGAGTTCCCGCACCTCAGCTGACTACTTTCTTGCGGGCCGCTCTATCGGAATCTGGGTTTTTGTTCTGGCGGCCACAGCAACCAGCTTCAGCGGCTGGACATTTATCGGCCATCCCGGCAAGATCCTGACGGACGGATTGCCCTATGCTTTTGCATCCTTCTATGCTTTAACAATTCCATTTACCGGTGTTCTGTTTCTTAGGAGGCAGTGGGTTTTGGGCCGGGCGTTCAAATACATCACTCCGGGCGAGATGTACAGCGACTATTACGGTGGCAATGCTATCAGACTCCTGACAGTATTGGTGGCGTTTCTCTTTAGCGTTCCATATTTAGGTGTTCAACTGCGGGCCTCCGGGGATCTGTTCAATGTGCTAACAGACGGGATGGTCAGCGTCAACTTCGGCATGTTCGCCCTATCTGTAGTGGTGATGATCTATGTCGCTTCTGGCGGCCTCAGATCGGTAGCCTATGTCGATTGTGTTCAGTGTGTTCTGCTGGCGCTTGGAATCTCTATCCTCGGTGGTATTGCTATTCATTTCTCCGGCGGTTGGTCGGGGTTTACGGCCGGCATAGCAGATTTTGTGCGTAACGACAGTGCTACAAATGGTAACCTAACACCAGCAGGCCACTCTCCAGTTGTAGCTATTCCGGGAAGCATTCAATTCGTCTCGTCGGGCTCCAAGGCAGCTGGCGGCACGTGGACCGGCATGATGTGTATGACCTACATGTTTGCCCTTATGGGGATTCAGTCATCTCCAGCTTTTTCAATGTGGGCTTTCTCCAATAAGACAAGCCGGTCATTTCGCTGGCAGCAGGTGGCGGCTTCATCTCTGGTTATTGGTCTAATCCTGTTCACATTCACAATCTTTCAGGGAATGGGGGGCAATGTTCTGGTGGCCCGAGGTGTTCTGGAGAGTGCCAACGACAAAAACCTCGTGCCACAGCTTATTAATCTGCTTTCCGACTCTACCCCTTGGCTGGTAGGACTCCTAGCGGTTTGTGCTCTGGCGGCCATGCAGAGTACCGGCGCGGCGTACATGTCAACATTCAGCGGCATGGTAACACGAGATATCTACAAAAAGTATATTTCTCCGGAGGCATCAGACAAAATTCAGAAGTTGAGTGGAAGGATATTCGTTGTTCTGGTGACAGGAGCGGCCCTTATCGTAGCAGCGAAATCGACGCAGGCGATCGTCATGTTAGGCGGACTTGCAGTGGCCTACGGATTTCAGATGTATCCAGCCCTCATGGGCATCTGTTACTTCCCTCAATTTACCCGGAAGGGCGTCGTGGCCGGCCTTGTTATGGGCCTTGTAGTGGTGACGCTGACAGATCGAACGTCCGCATGGTTTGGCTTGCCGTGGGGTGCCTATCCCCTTACCATCCACAGCGCAGGCTGGGGGATACTCTTTAATCTGGTGGTGGCGTTGGCGGTGTCGAAATTCTCAGGCGACACAGATGACGACAGAAAACGGAAGGACAAACGCCACGCCTTTCTCCAGGCTGTTTCAGGGTTGACGCCGGAGAGAAAAAAGAGGGTGTCCCTCGCGTGGGGATTGACACTCGTTTGGTTTCTGGTCGGATTTGGGCCGTTCGCCACCATTGGGAATACGTTGTTCTCTGATCCTAACCAGCCCGCCACGTGGGCTCCGTTCGGACTTCCGTCTCTATGGGTGTGGCAGCTTCTGTTCTTGGTGTACGGCATTTTCGTCATGTGGTTCTTGGCGTTCCATATGGGGCTCTCAGAA